A window of candidate division KSB1 bacterium contains these coding sequences:
- a CDS encoding V-type ATP synthase subunit E: MTTNNQETALIESIQQAAQDEAQEILDNAQRTVQERKKSTDQRISELKKETQKRIEQQSAAIAHESERKIASIKRKQQLALKQQIIDVVTERVREKFEALVETPEFKEMILKWTVEAALGLEESNAVLKVTESCEPFADDSFCREAERRYKNLTGKATHLKRSPDVINKGHGIILQAENGRTVYNNLLQTRLYRHRDRIEARVLEDIFDE, from the coding sequence ATGACCACAAACAATCAGGAAACCGCTCTTATCGAGAGTATTCAGCAAGCGGCCCAGGATGAAGCTCAGGAGATTCTGGATAACGCGCAGCGGACGGTTCAGGAGCGGAAAAAAAGTACGGATCAACGCATCAGTGAATTGAAAAAAGAAACTCAAAAACGAATCGAACAGCAATCAGCCGCCATTGCCCACGAGAGCGAACGTAAAATCGCATCCATAAAAAGAAAACAGCAGCTGGCTCTCAAACAGCAGATTATTGATGTTGTAACAGAACGCGTGAGAGAAAAATTTGAGGCGCTTGTCGAGACCCCGGAATTTAAAGAGATGATATTGAAATGGACCGTTGAAGCAGCGCTGGGGCTTGAGGAGAGTAATGCCGTTCTCAAAGTAACCGAATCGTGTGAACCATTTGCTGATGATTCATTTTGCCGGGAGGCGGAGCGCCGATATAAAAATCTCACCGGGAAAGCAACACATTTAAAACGCTCTCCCGATGTTATTAATAAAGGACACGGTATTATTTTGCAAGCCGAAAACGGAAGAACCGTCTATAACAATCTTTTGCAAACCCGGCTTTACCGACATAGAGACAGGATAGAAGCACGTGTATTAGAGGATATTTTCGATGAATAA
- a CDS encoding V-type ATP synthase subunit F has protein sequence MKYTVIGDEDTVLGFGLVGVKGSVATTKAEAEHSFNEALQNQDIGIIIITEKTAELIRPLVNSYLFTSSFPLIVEIQDRSGKMQGKPGIRQMVNEAIGVKL, from the coding sequence ATGAAGTATACTGTCATCGGTGATGAAGACACGGTCTTGGGATTTGGTCTGGTCGGTGTTAAAGGATCTGTCGCCACAACAAAGGCCGAAGCGGAACATTCATTTAACGAAGCACTGCAGAATCAAGACATTGGCATTATCATTATTACGGAAAAAACGGCCGAACTCATTCGGCCGCTGGTCAACTCGTATCTGTTTACCTCCAGTTTTCCGCTGATTGTTGAAATACAGGACCGCAGCGGTAAAATGCAGGGAAAACCCGGTATACGCCAGATGGTGAACGAAGCGATTGGTGTAAAACTCTAA